The Kluyvera intermedia genome includes the window TGATTGATATCACGGTCGGAGGTCGCACGGTTAGCACGTAGACTGGCGGCCAGAACCGGCGTTAATGCCTCACTCAGTACCATTTCACCGGCTGCGGCTTGTTGCAGTGCTTTCAGCAGATCTTCTGGCTCCATATCCTTTAACAGATAGCCGTCAGCCCCGCGCTTAAGCGCCGTGACCACATCTTCTTCATGATTAGAAACGCTAAAGACCACCACGCGCCCGGAGAGGGATTTTTCACGCAGTTTGTCCAGCGTTTCCAGGCCGTTCATACCGGGCATATTGAGGTCAAGCAGGATCAGGTCGGGATCGAGCGATTCTGCTAGCTCAATACCTTGCTCACCGTTGCTGGCTTCGCCCACGACCTGAATATCCGATGCCATGCTAACCAGCTGTTTGACGCCAGTGCGTAGCATAGGATGATCGTCAATTAGCAGGATAGTAGCCCGTTCCTGATTACTCATGGATTTCTCCTTGGGGAGTTGAAAGCGATTTTTCGGGGACAAACGTAACCACGACTTCAGTACCGCCGACTTCACGGCGTCGAACCTGGCAATCGCCACGCAGGCTCTGCGCGCGGTCACGCATAATAATAAGACCATAGTGGTTGCTGCGTTCAGCATGCTGCGGTACGCCACAACCGTTATCCGCCACCACCATTTTTACCTGGCTACCCTGTTGGGTCACGCTCACCTTCACTTCGGTTGCCTGGGAATGTTTTAAGGCATTGCTTAACGCTTCCCGGGCAATTTGCAGGACATGAATCGCCTGATGCGAGGGTACATGGCGTGGCGGCAACTGATAATCCAGTTGAACCGGGAAGCCAAAGTGGCTGCTGTATTCCTGACAGCTTGACTCCAGTGCCGGACGCAGCCCGGATTCGGTCAACCGCAGGCGGAACGTGGTGAGAAGCTCACGCAGTTGCGCCCACGAAGTGTTTAATTCATTACGTACCTGACCCAACAGTTCGCGGCTTTCCGCTGAAGAGTGCTCATTTTGCATCATCTGCAAGCAACTGACCTGCATCTTCATGCATGACAGCGACTGAGCTATGGAGTCGTGTAGCTCGCGGGCAATGGTGGCGCGTTCCTCCATCACGATAAGCTGCTGCTGACGCTCTAGCTGTTTGTCTAGCGCCAGCGTTGAGGTGAGCTGTTCGAGCAGCGTGTCGACCAATTGTTGCTGGTCATGGCTTAACTCCCGACCCAGCGGCAGCGTCGCGAGCAGAATGCCATATTGGTTACGCGGATCGGTCAGGCGCCATTTCAGGGTTACGCCGTCTGGCGCGCTCATATCGATATCGCGCGGGCAAAGATAGCAGCCCTTATCATCGCATTCCCAACCGGAATGGCAGCTAAATTCCTGATGATTATCTTCATCTTCGATGTCGTACACCCGTACTTCAATTTCACGCAGTGGGGTAAGTTCTTGCAGTCCATTTAGTACCGGGGAGATGCGCTCACACAATGGTGCGCTGGAATGCAGGCGACGGTTGGCTTGCCACAAGAAGGAGAGGATGGCATTTTTTTGCTCTAATCCGGCGGTTTTTTCCTGCACCCGACGCTCAAGCGAAGCGTAGCTTTCCGCTAATTCGGCAGACATATTGTTCAGTGCCATACCCAGCGTCGCCATTTCGTTACGGCCGCTGATTTGCGCCCGGTAGGTGAAATCACGATGACTAATGGCTTCCGCCATTCTCAGCAGTTGTCGCCAGGGGTGCAGCAGACGGGTGCGTAGCCAGAATACGGTGAAGATAAACAGCAGTGCCATGAACACGGCCATCAGCCTGTGCATCCACACAACATGAGAGATACGTTCTTCCGTTGTGTGATCGAAAACGGTCACAAGCTGATTAATGCGGCTAACAAAACCGGTAAGATCATTGACGACGGCATTCTGATTCTGCGCGTTGTGAATGTCGGGGGCCAGATGCGTCAGCCAATACTGTTGCAACGAGGCGAGCTGCTTAACCTGTCCGTCGCGTTCAGCAGCAAGTTGCAATTCGGGGCTGAAGACGGTTTCCTGCATTTCATCAAACAACGGTTGGTCGCTTTCTTTCACCGGAATGGCCGCCAGCAAACGGTAGCTTTGCATTCGCAGTGAACCTGCCTGGTTAATGGCGTGCGCGCTCCCCTGGACACCGTTAATCAGGCGTGCAGAAATCATCATACTTGCCACCCCGATGAGGGTAGACAGTAGTACGATCAGCGCCAGTTGATTCACCAGCGTCAGTGGTGTAAAAAAACGTCTAAACATTATTCGATGTGGCTCCTGGCGGAGGACTCTCCGGTGAGTGGCGTTATTTTCGGCTATCGTCTGGAGTATACCCATACCCCTAAAGGGTTGCTCCTTTATTTCCATAATAGTAAAGTGGTAGGGAGTAGAGGGGTAGCATCGTAACAGCCACGTGATAAAACAGGTTTTTTTATAGATAAAAGTCTACCCACAAAGAGTCATGATGTTTTTTTAAACAAGATATAGCCGACTTTTCCTTTGATTTATATCAACTTACTACGCTGTGTAAACCCTACTGTGGCAGGGTTAATATCAATAATCAGAGGTGTCTATGAGTCACTCCACTGCCCCCGAAAGGGCAACCGGCGCTGTCATTACTGACTGGCGTCCGGAAGATCCGGCATTCTGGCAGGAGCGCGGTCATCACGTTGCAAGCCGGAACCTGTGGATTTCAGTACCGTGTTTGCTGCTGGCATTCTGCGTTTGGATGCTGTTCAGCGCCGTAGCGGTCAACTTACCAAAAGTGGGCTTCCAGTTTACTACCGATCAACTCTTTATGCTGACCGCATTGCCGTCGGTATCAGGGGCTCTGTTGCGCGTACCGTATTCCTTTATGGTGCCATTGGTTGGCGGTCGTCGTTGGACGGCGTTCAGCACCGGGATCCTCATCATTCCGTGCGTCTGGTTAGGTTTTGCCGTTCAGGACACCACCACGCCGTTTAGCACCTTCATCATTATTTCACTGCTGTGCGGCTTTGCCGGTGCGAACTTTGCCTCCAGCATGGCGAACATCAGCTTCTTCTTCCCAAAACAGAAGCAGGGCGGTGCACTGGGCTTAAACGGTGGCCTGGGTAACATGGGCGTGAGCGTGATGCAGCTGGTGGCTCCACTGGCTGTGTCGCTGTCTATTTTCGCGGTCTTCGGTAGCCATGGCGTGACTCAGCCAGACGGTACTGAACTGTATCTGGCAAACGCTGCGTGGATTTGGGTGCCGTTCCTGGCTATCTTCACTGTCGCTGCCTGGTTTGGTATGAACGAGCTGGCAACCTCTAAAGCTTCATTAAAAGAGCAGCTGCCGGTCCTTAAACGTGGTCACCTGTGGATCATGAGCCTGCTGTATCTGGCAACGTTCGGTTCGTTTATCGGTTTCTCTGCCGGTTTTGCAATGCTGTCGAAAACCCAGTTCCCGGATATTCAGATCCTGCATTACGCTTTCTTCGGGCCGTTTGTCGGCGCACTGGCGCGTTCTGCGGGCGGTGCGATTTCCGACCGTCTGGGTGGGACCCGCGTCACGCTGGTTAACTTCATTCTGATGGCGCTGTTTAGCGCACTGCTGTTCATGACCCTGCCAACCAATGGCGTAGGCGGCAGCTTTATCGCTTTCTACGTGGTCTTCCTGGCACTGTTCATGACGGCCGGTTTGGGTAGCGGTTCAACCTTCCAGATGATCTCGGTGATTTTCCGTAAATTAACCATGGATCGTGTGAAAGCCGAAGGCGGTACTGAAGAGAAAGCGATGCGTGAAGCGGCAACCGATACGGCAGCGGCGCTGGGCTTTATTTCAGCGATCGGTGCTATTGGCGGCTTCTTCATTCCGAAAGCATTCGGGACATCCCTGGAATTAACCGGTTCTCCGGCTGGGGCAATGAAAGTGTTCCTCGTGTTCTATATTGTCTGCGTGGTAGTGACGTGGGTGGTATACGGACGTAAAGCGAAAAAATAACGCAGGTCGTTATTTCTAAAATAAAGGCGCGAGGGTTTGCGCCTTTATTTTTTCATTCTCTTAGTTACAACATACTTTAGGAGCTGCGACACCCTGCTGGCAGCGAGCACGTAGGGGCTTAGTAGTAGAAGAAAAATCTCTACCCCTTAATACCGTCAGCGGTTTTTTTTACAGTTTGAAATATGAAATTTAATATAAAAACCTTTTATTTACAGTGAGTTAAAAAATAAAAAATACTACCACTAAGTGGGTAGTGTGATTTTTAGAAGTGATTTTTAAGACCGACCATCTTGATCGTTATCAATTCCCCCCATCTTTCAGCGCGTTACCTTCTGTGCAAATTCAGCAATGTCGATTTATCAGAGAGCCGTAAGGCTCCAAACAGGAGAGACCCGATGAGTAAATTCCTGGACCGGTTTCGCTACTTTAAACAAAAGGGTGAAACATTTGCCGATGGGCACGGACAGATTCTAGATACCAACCGGGATTGGGAAGATGGATACCGCCAACGCTGGCAGCACGATAAAGTCGTGCGTTCTACGCACGGCGTTAACTGCACCGGTTCTTGCAGCTGGAAGATTTATGTCAAAAATGGTCTGGTCACCTGGGAAACCCAGCAGACTGACTACCCGCGTACCCGCCCGGATCTACCAAACCACGAACCACGTGGCTGCCCACGCGGCGCAAGCTATTCCTGGTACCTCTATAGCGCCAACCGTCTGAAATATCCGCTGATGCGCAAACGCCTGATGAAAATGTGGCGTGAAGCGAAAAAACTGCACAGCGATCCGGTTGATGCCTGGGCCTCTATTATTGAAGACGCTGACAAAGCCAAGAGCTTCAAACAAGCTCGTGGTCGCGGCGGCTTCGTTCGTTCTTCCTGGCAGGAAGTGAACGAACTGATTGCAGCCTCTAACGTCTATACCGTTAAAACCTACGGCCCTGACCGTGTCGCTGGCTTCTCGCCAATTCCGGCAATGTCGATGGTTTCTTACGCATCCGGCGCACGTTATCTGTCGCTGATTGGCGGCACTTGCCTGAGCTTCTACGATTGGTACTGTGACTTACCTCCTGCGTCTCCGCAGACCTGGGGTGAGCAGACCGACGTTCCAGAATCCGCTGACTGGTACAACTCCAGCTACATCATCGCCTGGGGCTCTAACGTTCCACAGACCCGTACGCCAGATGCGCACTTCTTTACTGAAGTTCGTTATAAAGGCACCAAAACCGTTGCAATCACCCCGGACTACGCCGAAATCGCCAAACTGTGCGATCTGTGGCTGGCACCGAAACAGGGTACCGATGCGGCAATGGCGCTGGCAATGGGTCACGTGATGTTGCGTGAATTCCACCTCGACAAACCAAGCCAGTACTTCACCGACTACGTGCGTCGCTACACCGACTTCCCGATGCTGGTCATGCTCGAAGAGCGCGAAGGTTATTACGCTGCGGGCCGTATGCTGCGTGCTGCTGACTTGGTTGACTCTCTGGGTCAGGAAAATAATCCAGAATGGAAAACCGTCGCGGTCAATACCGATGGCGATATGGTGGCACCGAACGGTTCTATCGGTTTCCGTTGGGGCGAAAAAGGCAAATGGAACCTTGAGCAACGCGACGGCAAATCCGGTGATGAAACCGAACTGCAGCTGAGCCTGCTGGGCAGCCAGGATGAGATTGCTCAGGTTGGTTTCCCGTACTTTGGCGGCGAAGGCACCGAGCACTTCACAAGCGTAGAGCTGGAAAACATCCTGCTGCACAAACTGCCGGTAAAACGCCTGCAATTGGCAGACGGGACGACCGCGCTGGTTACCACCGTTTACGATCTGACCATGGCCAACTACGGCCTGGAACGCGGTCTGAACGATGAAAACTGTGCAACCAGCTACGATGACATGAAGGCGTATACGCCAGCGTGGGCTGAGAAAATTACCGGTGTTCCACGTGCGCAGATGATTCGTACCGCGCGTGAATTTGCCGATAACGCGGATAAAACGCACGGTCGCTCGATGATTATCGTCGGTGCCGGTCTGAACCACTGGTATCACCTCGATATGAACTATCGTGGTCTTATCAATATGCTGGTGTTCTGCGGTTGTATCGGTCAGAGCGGCGGCGGCTGGGCACACTATGTCGGCCAGGAAAAACTGCGTCCACAGACCGGTTGGCAGCCACTGGCGTTCGGCCTTGACTGGCAGCGTCCAGCACGTCACATGAACAGTACGTCCTACTTCTATAACCACTCAAGCCAATGGCGTTATGAGTCGGTTACCGCGCAGGAACTGCTGTCACCGATGGCGGATAAATCCCGCTACACCGGTCACCTGCTGGACTTTAACGTCCGCGCAGAACGTATGGGCTGGCTGCCATCTGCACCGCAGTTAGGTACTAACCCACTGCGTATTGCTGATGACGCGAAGAAAGCCGGGATGGATCCGGTTGACTATACCGTTAAGGCGCTGAAAGAAGGCACCATTCGTTTCGCGGCTGAACAGCCGGAAAACGGCAAAAACCATCCACGTAACCTGTTCATCTGGCGTTCTAACCTGCTGGGTTCTTCCGGTAAAGGCCATGAATACATGCTCAAATATCTGCTGGGTACCGAACACGGTATTCAGGGGATGGATCTGGGCAAGCAGGGCGGTCTGAAGCCTGAAGAAGTGGAATGGCAGGATAACGGTCTCGACGGTAAGTTGGATCTGGTGGTCACGCTGGACTTCCGTCTGTCGAGCACCTGTCTGTATTCCGATATCGTGCTGCCAACGGCAACCTGGTATGAAAAAGACGACATGAATACTTCGGATATGCATCCGTTTATTCACCCGCTGTCTGCTGCTGTTGACCCAGCATGGGAATCGAAAAGCGACTGGGAAATTTACAAAGGCATCGCGAAGAAATTCTCTGAAGTCTGCGTGGGCCACCTTGGTCAGGAAACGGACATTGTTACGCTGCCAATCCAGCACGACTCTGCGGCCGAACTGGCACAGCCGTTAGACGTGAAGGACTGGAAAAAAGGCGAATGTGATCTGATCCCAGGTAAAACCGCACCGCACATTATTCCGGTTCAACGTGATTATCCGGCAACCTATGAACGCTTTACCTCCATCGGACCATTGATGGAAAAAATCGGTAACGGTGGTAAAGGGATTGCCTGGAATACACAGAGCGAAATGGACCTGCTGCGTAAGCTCAACTACACCAAGGCAGAAGGCCCTGCGAAAGGCCAGCCGATGCTGGATACCGCGATTGACGCAGCCGAGATGATCCTCACCCTGGCACCGGAAACCAACGGTCAGGTGGCGGTGAAAGCTTGGGCGGCACTGAGCGAGTTTACCGGTCGTGACCACACGCACCTGGCGCTCAATAAAGAAGACGAGAAAATTCGCTTCCGTGATATTCAGGCGCAGCCGCGCAAGATTATCTCAAGCCCAACCTGGTCAGGCCTGGAAGATGAACATGTCTCTTACAACGCCGGTTATACCAACGTTCACGAGCTGATCCCTTGGCGTACGCTGTCTGGTCGTCAGTCCTTGTATCAGGACCACCAGTGGATGCGTGATTTTGGTGAAAGCCTGCTGGTCTACCGTCCGCCGATCGATACCCGTTCGGTGAAAGAGGTGATGGGCAAGAAATCAAACGGCAACCCAGAGAAGGCGCTGAACTTCCTGACGCCGCACCAGAAATGGGGTATTCACTCAACCTACAGCGACAACCTGCTGATGCTGACCTTAGGTCGCGGTGGTCCGGTGGTGTGGATGAGCGAAGAAGATGCCAAAGACATCGGTATTGAAGATAACGACTGGATTGAAGTCTTCAACAACAACGGTGCTCTGACCGCGCGTGCGGTCGTGAGCCAGCGTGTACCGGCTGGGATGACCATGATGTACCACGCGCAGGAACGTATTGTTAACCTGCCGGGTTCAGAAATTACCGGTCAACGCGGCGGTATCCATAACTCGGTGACCCGCATCACGCCAAAACCGACTCATATGATCGGCGGCTATGCGCACCTGGCTTACAGCTTTAACTACTACGGTACCGTGGGTTCGAACCGTGATGAGTTTGTGGTGGTACGTAAGATGAAGAACATTGACTGGTTGGACGGCGAAGGTAATGACCAGGTACAGGAGAGCGTAAAATGAAAATTCGTTCACAAGTCGGCATGGTGCTGAATCTCGATAAATGCATCGGTTGCCACACCTGCTCGGTCACCTGTAAAAACGTCTGGACTAGCCGTGAAGGCACCGAGTACGCATGGTTCAACAACGTTGAAACCAAGCCGGGTACCGGTTTCCCGACCGATTGGGAAAACCAGGAAAAATACAAAGGCGGTTGGATCCGTAAGATCAACGGCAAACTGGTGCCGCGCATGGGTAACAAAGCGCTGCTGCTGGGTAAAATCTTCGCTAACCCGCATCTGCCGGGTCTGGATGATTATTACGAGCCGTTTGACTTTGACTATCAGACGTTGCACAACGCACCGGCTGATAGCAAAGCACAGCCGATTGCCCGTCCACGCTCGCTGATTACCGGCAAGCGTATGGACAAAATCACCAAGGGCCCGAACTGGGAAGATGACCTTGGCGGCGAGTTCGAGAAGCTGTCAAAAGACAAAAACTTCGAGAACATGCAGAAGGCGATGTACGGCCAGTTCGAGAACACCTTCATGATGTACCTGCCGCGCCTTTGCGAGCACTGTCTGAACCCGGCGTGCGTTGCAACGTGCCCGAGCGGTGCCATCTACAAGCGTGAAGAAGACGGTATTGTGCTGATCGACCAGGACAAATGTCGTGGCTGGCGTATGTGTATTACCGGTTGCCCGTACAAAAAAATCTACTTCAACTGGAAGAGCGGCAAGTCTGAAAAATGCATCTTCTGCTATCCGCGTATTGAAGCGGGTCAGCCGACCGTGTGTTCCGAGACCTGCGTAGGTCGTATCCGTTACCTCGGCGTGCTGCTGTATGACGCAGATGCGATTGAAACCGCAGCAAGCACTGAGAACGAGAAAGATCTGTATCAGCGCCAACTGGACGTATTCCTCGATCCAAACGATCCGAAAGTGATTGAGCAGGCGCAGAAAGACGGTATTCCGTTGAGTGTCATTGACGCCGCCCAGAAATCGCCGGTCTACAAAATGGCGATGGACTGGAAGCTGGCGCTGCCGTTGCACCCGGAATATCGTACGCTGCCAATGGTCTGGTACGTGCCACCGCTGTCTCCAATTCAGTCCGCAGCCGATGCGGGTGAACTGGGCAGCAACGGTATCCTGCCTGACGTTGAAAGCCTGCGTATCCCGGTTCAGTACCTGGCGAACCTGCTGACCGCGGGTGACACTCAGCCGGTACTGCTGGCGCTGAAACGTATGCTGGCAATGCGTCACTTTAAACGTACGGAAACCGTAGATGGCGTTATCGATACCCGTGCGCTGGAAGAAGTTGGTCTGACTGAAGCGCAGGCACAGGAAATGTATCGCTATCTGGCGATTGCCAACTACGAAGATCGTTTCGTCGTGCCAAGCAGCCACCGCGAACAGGCTCGTGATGCGTTCCCGGAGAAAAACGGTTGTGGCTTTAGCTTCGGCGATGGCTGCCACGGTTCTGACACCAAGTTTAATCTGTTCAACAGCCGCCGTATTGATTCTGTGGATGTGAGCAGCAAAACGGAGCCGCACGCATGATTGAACTCGTGATTGTGTCACGTCTGCTCGAGTACCCGGATGCTGCCTTATGGCAGCATCAGGACGAACTCTTCGACGTTCTGGCCTCATCAGAGAAACTGGATAAAGGGGATGCCCAGATGCTGGGCATGTTCCTGCGCGAGTTAACCGCGCAGGATCCGTTGGATGCGCAGGCCGCTTACAGCGAACTGTTTGACCGTGGCCGCGCAACCTCGCTGCTGTTGTTCGAACACGTTCACGGCGAGTCTCGTGACCGTGGCCAGGCGATGGTGGATCTGCTGAATCAGTATGAGCAGCACGGTCTGGTGCTTGATAGCCGCGAGCTGCCGGATCACCTGCCGCTATATCTGGAATATCTGGCGCAGCTGCCAGAGAGCGAAGCGATTGGAGGTTTGCAGGATATCGCACCGATTCTGGCGCTGCTCTGCGCCCGTCTTCAGCAGCGTGAAAGCCGTTATGCGGTGCTGTTCGAACAGTTGTTGAAACTGGCAAACAGTGCGGTAGATGAAGCGAAAGTGGCGGAAAAAATTGCGGATGAAGCCCGTGATGATACGCCACAAGCGCTTGATGCGGTCTGGGAAGAAGAGCAGGTCAAATTCTTTGCTGACCAGGGCTGCGGTGAGTCGGAGATTTCCAATCACCAGCGTCGTTTTGCCGGAGCCGTTGCCCCGCAATATTTGAATATCTCTAACGGAGGACAGCAATAATGCACTTCCTGAATATGTTCTTCTTCGACATCTATCCGTATATTGCGGGTGCTGTCTTCCTGATTGGCAGCTGGTTGCGTTACGACTACGGTCAGTACACCTGGCGCGCGGCATCCAGCCAGATGCTGGATCGTAAGGGGATGAACCTGGCGTCTAACCTGTTCCACATTGGGATTCTGGGGATTTTTGCCGGTCACTTCCTGGGTATGCTTACACCACACTGGATGTATGAAGCGTGGCTGCCGTTGGAAGTGAAACAGAAGATGGCGATGTTTGCTGGTGGCGCATCCGGCGTGATGTGTCTGGTAGGCGGTGTATTGTTGCTGAAACGCCGTCTGTTCAGCCCACGCGTGCGTGCGACCACGACCGGTGCCGATATTCTGGTGCTGTCGATTCTGGTTATCCAGTGTGCTCTGGGTCTGTTGACTATTCCGTTCTCTGCCCAGCATATGGACGGTAGCGAGATGATGAAACTGGTGAACTGGGCGCAGTCCGTGGTGACCTTCCACGGCGGTGCTTCTCAATACCTGGACGGTGTAGCGTTTATTTTCCGTATGCACCTGGTGCTGGGGATGACGTTGTTCCTGCTGTTCCCGTTCTCGCGCCTGGTACACATTTGGAGCGTGCCGGTGGAGTATCTGACCCGCAAGTATCAGATTGTCCGTGCTCGTCACTAAAACAGCGCTGTAACGCACTAAACCCTGCTTCGGCGGGGTTTTTTTATATCTGAGTATTGGTGCTTTCCCGGCGGCGCTGCGCTTGGCCGGGCTACAATCGTGCGTTATCTGTAGCCCGGCCAAGCGCAGCGCCGCCGGGGCACATATGGCAGAAATATAGAATCAGCTCTAAAGAATTATAAGAGATAACAAAGATGTTTTTGATTGTTTGATTTGAGAAGGTGCTATCAGGAAGTGATGGTGGTGGGGGAAGGATTACTCGTCGCGATGCTCCTCGCCCTTCTGGTCGTTGCCTGCGGCAACGCTTTCTCGCTAGCGCTCGAATCGAACCTTGGTCGAAGCTTCTCATCCTTCCCCGCATGGGCAGAATATAGAATTTCAGTGTTTTGATTTAGTGAGGTGCTATCAGGAAGTGATGGTGGTGGGGGAAGGATTCGAACCTTCGAAGTCGATGACGGCAGATTTACAGTCTGCTCCCTTTGGCCGCTCGGGAACCCCACCAGGGGTAATTCAAATTGTAGGTAATGCTATGAGGATGGTGGTGGGGGAAGGATTCGAACCTTCGAAGTCGATGACGGCAGATTTACAGTCTGCTCCCTTTGGCCGCTCGGGAACCCCACCACGGGGTAAAGCTTGGTTTTACTGGCTTGCTTCCTTCTGGGGAAGCGGGGCGCATCATATCAAATGACGCGCCGCTGTAAAGCTTTCCTTTGACCAAAATGAACTGTTTGCGTAATTTTCGTCCGTAACGGATTAAAGCTAATCAATTCATTTCGCTAGCGATTAAAGAATAATCGTCCGATTGCCGTAAACAAATACGCGTTGGGCTAACACCTGGTAAAGTGCGCGGCTCAGGACATTTTTCTCAACGTCACGCCCGGCACGCATCATATCTTCAGCCGTGTAGGTATGGTCGACGTGAATCACGTCCTGCATGATGATTGGACCTTCATCCAGGTTATCGTTCACGTAGTGTGCCGTTGCACCCACAATCTTCACGCCGCGTTCGTAAGCCTGATGGTATGGACGTGCACCGATAAATGCTGGCAGGAACGAGTGGTGAATATTGATAATTTTATTCGGGAAACGACCGACAAATTCAGGCGTCAATACGCGCATGTATTTCGCCAGTACGACGTAATCGGGCTGCAGCGCTTCAATGGCATCGGCCATCTGCTTATCGTGCTCTTCACGCGCCAGGCCTTCATGGCTGACTAACTGGAATGGAATATCGAAACGTTCAACCAGTGAACGCAGCGTTTCATGGTTACCAATGACGGCTGCGATCTCAACG containing:
- the narL gene encoding two-component system response regulator NarL; this translates as MSNQERATILLIDDHPMLRTGVKQLVSMASDIQVVGEASNGEQGIELAESLDPDLILLDLNMPGMNGLETLDKLREKSLSGRVVVFSVSNHEEDVVTALKRGADGYLLKDMEPEDLLKALQQAAAGEMVLSEALTPVLAASLRANRATSDRDINQLTPRERDILKLIAQGLPNKMIARRLDITESTVKVHVKHMLKKMKLKSRVEAAVWVHQDRIF
- the narX gene encoding nitrate/nitrite two-component system sensor histidine kinase NarX; protein product: MFRRFFTPLTLVNQLALIVLLSTLIGVASMMISARLINGVQGSAHAINQAGSLRMQSYRLLAAIPVKESDQPLFDEMQETVFSPELQLAAERDGQVKQLASLQQYWLTHLAPDIHNAQNQNAVVNDLTGFVSRINQLVTVFDHTTEERISHVVWMHRLMAVFMALLFIFTVFWLRTRLLHPWRQLLRMAEAISHRDFTYRAQISGRNEMATLGMALNNMSAELAESYASLERRVQEKTAGLEQKNAILSFLWQANRRLHSSAPLCERISPVLNGLQELTPLREIEVRVYDIEDEDNHQEFSCHSGWECDDKGCYLCPRDIDMSAPDGVTLKWRLTDPRNQYGILLATLPLGRELSHDQQQLVDTLLEQLTSTLALDKQLERQQQLIVMEERATIARELHDSIAQSLSCMKMQVSCLQMMQNEHSSAESRELLGQVRNELNTSWAQLRELLTTFRLRLTESGLRPALESSCQEYSSHFGFPVQLDYQLPPRHVPSHQAIHVLQIAREALSNALKHSQATEVKVSVTQQGSQVKMVVADNGCGVPQHAERSNHYGLIIMRDRAQSLRGDCQVRRREVGGTEVVVTFVPEKSLSTPQGEIHE
- a CDS encoding NarK family nitrate/nitrite MFS transporter: MSHSTAPERATGAVITDWRPEDPAFWQERGHHVASRNLWISVPCLLLAFCVWMLFSAVAVNLPKVGFQFTTDQLFMLTALPSVSGALLRVPYSFMVPLVGGRRWTAFSTGILIIPCVWLGFAVQDTTTPFSTFIIISLLCGFAGANFASSMANISFFFPKQKQGGALGLNGGLGNMGVSVMQLVAPLAVSLSIFAVFGSHGVTQPDGTELYLANAAWIWVPFLAIFTVAAWFGMNELATSKASLKEQLPVLKRGHLWIMSLLYLATFGSFIGFSAGFAMLSKTQFPDIQILHYAFFGPFVGALARSAGGAISDRLGGTRVTLVNFILMALFSALLFMTLPTNGVGGSFIAFYVVFLALFMTAGLGSGSTFQMISVIFRKLTMDRVKAEGGTEEKAMREAATDTAAALGFISAIGAIGGFFIPKAFGTSLELTGSPAGAMKVFLVFYIVCVVVTWVVYGRKAKK
- a CDS encoding nitrate reductase subunit alpha produces the protein MSKFLDRFRYFKQKGETFADGHGQILDTNRDWEDGYRQRWQHDKVVRSTHGVNCTGSCSWKIYVKNGLVTWETQQTDYPRTRPDLPNHEPRGCPRGASYSWYLYSANRLKYPLMRKRLMKMWREAKKLHSDPVDAWASIIEDADKAKSFKQARGRGGFVRSSWQEVNELIAASNVYTVKTYGPDRVAGFSPIPAMSMVSYASGARYLSLIGGTCLSFYDWYCDLPPASPQTWGEQTDVPESADWYNSSYIIAWGSNVPQTRTPDAHFFTEVRYKGTKTVAITPDYAEIAKLCDLWLAPKQGTDAAMALAMGHVMLREFHLDKPSQYFTDYVRRYTDFPMLVMLEEREGYYAAGRMLRAADLVDSLGQENNPEWKTVAVNTDGDMVAPNGSIGFRWGEKGKWNLEQRDGKSGDETELQLSLLGSQDEIAQVGFPYFGGEGTEHFTSVELENILLHKLPVKRLQLADGTTALVTTVYDLTMANYGLERGLNDENCATSYDDMKAYTPAWAEKITGVPRAQMIRTAREFADNADKTHGRSMIIVGAGLNHWYHLDMNYRGLINMLVFCGCIGQSGGGWAHYVGQEKLRPQTGWQPLAFGLDWQRPARHMNSTSYFYNHSSQWRYESVTAQELLSPMADKSRYTGHLLDFNVRAERMGWLPSAPQLGTNPLRIADDAKKAGMDPVDYTVKALKEGTIRFAAEQPENGKNHPRNLFIWRSNLLGSSGKGHEYMLKYLLGTEHGIQGMDLGKQGGLKPEEVEWQDNGLDGKLDLVVTLDFRLSSTCLYSDIVLPTATWYEKDDMNTSDMHPFIHPLSAAVDPAWESKSDWEIYKGIAKKFSEVCVGHLGQETDIVTLPIQHDSAAELAQPLDVKDWKKGECDLIPGKTAPHIIPVQRDYPATYERFTSIGPLMEKIGNGGKGIAWNTQSEMDLLRKLNYTKAEGPAKGQPMLDTAIDAAEMILTLAPETNGQVAVKAWAALSEFTGRDHTHLALNKEDEKIRFRDIQAQPRKIISSPTWSGLEDEHVSYNAGYTNVHELIPWRTLSGRQSLYQDHQWMRDFGESLLVYRPPIDTRSVKEVMGKKSNGNPEKALNFLTPHQKWGIHSTYSDNLLMLTLGRGGPVVWMSEEDAKDIGIEDNDWIEVFNNNGALTARAVVSQRVPAGMTMMYHAQERIVNLPGSEITGQRGGIHNSVTRITPKPTHMIGGYAHLAYSFNYYGTVGSNRDEFVVVRKMKNIDWLDGEGNDQVQESVK
- the narH gene encoding nitrate reductase subunit beta, with translation MKIRSQVGMVLNLDKCIGCHTCSVTCKNVWTSREGTEYAWFNNVETKPGTGFPTDWENQEKYKGGWIRKINGKLVPRMGNKALLLGKIFANPHLPGLDDYYEPFDFDYQTLHNAPADSKAQPIARPRSLITGKRMDKITKGPNWEDDLGGEFEKLSKDKNFENMQKAMYGQFENTFMMYLPRLCEHCLNPACVATCPSGAIYKREEDGIVLIDQDKCRGWRMCITGCPYKKIYFNWKSGKSEKCIFCYPRIEAGQPTVCSETCVGRIRYLGVLLYDADAIETAASTENEKDLYQRQLDVFLDPNDPKVIEQAQKDGIPLSVIDAAQKSPVYKMAMDWKLALPLHPEYRTLPMVWYVPPLSPIQSAADAGELGSNGILPDVESLRIPVQYLANLLTAGDTQPVLLALKRMLAMRHFKRTETVDGVIDTRALEEVGLTEAQAQEMYRYLAIANYEDRFVVPSSHREQARDAFPEKNGCGFSFGDGCHGSDTKFNLFNSRRIDSVDVSSKTEPHA
- the narJ gene encoding nitrate reductase molybdenum cofactor assembly chaperone translates to MIELVIVSRLLEYPDAALWQHQDELFDVLASSEKLDKGDAQMLGMFLRELTAQDPLDAQAAYSELFDRGRATSLLLFEHVHGESRDRGQAMVDLLNQYEQHGLVLDSRELPDHLPLYLEYLAQLPESEAIGGLQDIAPILALLCARLQQRESRYAVLFEQLLKLANSAVDEAKVAEKIADEARDDTPQALDAVWEEEQVKFFADQGCGESEISNHQRRFAGAVAPQYLNISNGGQQ